One window of Camelina sativa cultivar DH55 chromosome 4, Cs, whole genome shotgun sequence genomic DNA carries:
- the LOC104780867 gene encoding uncharacterized protein LOC104780867 isoform X3, whose translation MAINLIISIINLEVMGRTEGEEEVVVAMAVEHERVDSSGSSFHSGGGITGTGTRPASSGIGWSKPAATATDGDTANHTAEGVTRGSNGLNISLASRVGAAEPMERAFHHVEKVATLRGEDFPSLKASLPSASVSGQKQKEGVNQKQKQGTVEEFSKEPRGVSGSGSSLVDMRPQNQSGRSRLGNELSESPSFSDGLHSSEQMRKKDYFPGPLPLVRLAPRSDWADDERDTSHGLRDRDRDHGYSKNEPFWDRGFDLPRTHVLPQKHATPNSFDKPGQRENEPMKSSMTQVRPVSGGGREANAWRVSAPLQNEGAHNNKNIYGARPSSRGREAAKKSNYVSSSSRENVWNNTGAREAPYQHGGRQPWNNNMDSYSNRGTFNRDGYGMEHQNRGNRPFFKSDKPHVEDPFIKDFGDSGYDVHDPFPVLGVAKKKKEALKQTEFHDPVRESFEAELERVQKVQEEERRRIIEEQERVMELARTEEEEKLRQAREQDEQQRRLEEEAREAAFRNEQERVEAARRAEELRKSKEEEKHRLLMEEERRKQAAKQKLLELEEKISRRQAEAAKGCSSSSTVSEDKFLDIVKEKESADVVDWEDSERMVDRITTSSTSDLPVPIRSFENNAASQFSRDGSFGFPDRQKPTWRKEDIESGSNSRFVPQNMENVPHSPQEEFFGTTGYLSAPSYFKPGFPEHSIDQSWRIPGDGRTHARMESESRESFGEQYGEPGWGQNHGRARHGPYPTYPEKLYQNPEGDDYYPFGRPRYSVRQPRVLPPPQESRQKPSFRSGEGEHPGPSTSVGGINYNHTGRTNSTVLASYIGELQDHHVLPGSGIDEHHQLDSKLTGRCDSQSSLSVTSPPDSPVHLSHDDLDESADASVLATSRKGEDTGLLEKRGAPNIPSDTGKDSLMIATGSVSCWDNEEWTLDSNERLQEQEEYDEDEDGYQEDDKIHGVDENIDLAEELEEMHLEDKDSNLVLGFNEGVEVEIPSDDFEKCQQNSEATFPLTQQSVDSVDNDRPSIEKSRGEQAAQPVEVSDPLSMHNVSRNFQGAETMMQNLSIHQNNGRQSFEVANKVGSTSNSTVSTHPVIPPHSTSLHPSSLQTAIPPVSTTSAQMEEPVKFQFGLFSGPSLIPSPFPAIQIGSIQMPLPLHPQFGSSLTHMQQPQSPIIQFGQLRYTSPISQGVLPPPHHSVIQGNGLSTYALNQNPGPSATVQPGQGNSGNLIARNAATSVSNPQLSVLRRPTNVSDGGTLKNANKSLVGASIEAAVLPQKQPELSGKSQLPSRKMSHGKSNFVERQSGYQVQSDTTAVRNSGMRSSGTAEVSRVDSSGNRRYRRQRVEFRVRESNWPSSEDNRNGNGRAHNSTKNGSRKYVVSNKFQKQALDSSVSGLNAMQKTISGGSYENRLGKDAVVKNPLSPNSGQANLKRNMISEKEIDAPLQSGIVRVFEQHGIEGPSDDDDFIEVRSKRQMLNDRREQREKEIKEKSQASKASRKPRSTFQTSTTAARSNRSPPASRVANNKQFNPVSNRQLLAPIGTPSPKTDSHADEKSGSNKSTQASSAHQVIPKNDQNPASGLVFSNKKVLDNSHTSVGTWGNQLTYQPVMALTQSQLDEAMKPVSLLSCVSVENGANRISEPSPTPVSVVPKNSTFSSSTIPINSLLAEGKIQFGAVTSSTVIPPCGGRTENDSSLYFEKDNKHCNPSSTGMEICEAEAEAAASAIAVAAITNDETGGNASSTGPVLPVETKIYGGTELDDGSASGTVGGEPSLSKAEESLIVSLPADLSVDTPISLWPPVPSPHNSNQMITHFPPGPPHYPFFDVNPMLRGPIYAFGPHHDAGANHQSQSQKGPGTVSGPPTTWQPQGHSGVDSFYAPSGFTGPFLTPPGTIPGVQGPPHMFVYNHFAPVGQFGGLSFMGTTYIPSGKQPDWKHNPIVSSSPVGGDGDVNNPNVASMQCNIVPASLQHLPMPVFDPSFQSSSQEMPVRARWPYMPFSGPPTMQMQKQQEAADGSNLPSPQFNNMLPPPPNRYPNMQASTAADALVESSNAYSSSSTSCAPPPKATTTLSNPNRNNTQNPTGPGFKPPAQQQQQQQQSSQEKNTPSQHGGGSSHHHQQHQHNRRSGFHGRNQPMARERGFPNNPKVKQIYVAKQTGNSNASASSTTNTSPSI comes from the exons ATGGCTATCAATCTCATCATCAGTATAATCAATCTGGAGGTTATGGGGCGAACCGAGGgagaggaggaggtggtggtggctaTGGCGGTG GAGCATGAGCGTGTTGATTCATCTGGTTCGAGCTTTCATTCTGGTGGAGGAATCACTGGGACTGGAACCAGACCTGCTTCATCTGGTATCGGATGGAGTAAGCCTGCCGCTACAGCTACGGATGGTGATACTGCCAACCATACTGCTGAAGGTGTTACCAGGGGGAGTAATGGGTTGAATATCTCCCTTGCTTCTCGTGTTGGTGCAGCTGAACCTATGGAACGAGCTTTTCATCATGTAGAGAAAGTTGCAACTTTGAGGGGTGAAGATTTTCCGTCCCTTAAGGCTTCTCTCCCTTCAGCTTCTGTATCTGGGCAGAAACAGAAGGAGGGTGTAAATCAGAAACAGAAGCAAGGTACAGTCGAAGAGTTTTCAAAAGAGCCGAGAGGTGTCTCTGGTAGTGGCAGTTCACTTGTAGATATGAGGCCTCAAAACCAGTCTGGGCGTAGCCGGCTCGGTAATGAGCTCAGCGAGAGTCCTAGTTTCTCAGATGGATTACATTCATCTGAACAAATGAGGAAAAAAGATTATTTCCCAGGGCCACTGCCTCTTGTTCGTTTGGCACCTCGCTCTGATTGGGCTGATGATGAGCGTGACACTAGTCATGGCTTAAGAGATCGGGACAGAGATCATGGCTACTCAAAGAATGAACCATTTTGGGATAGGGGTTTTGATCTTCCGAGGACTCATGTCCTGCCCCAAAAGCATGCTACACCTAATTCTTTTGACAAACCAGGGCAGCGTGAAAATGAACCTATGAAGTCCTCTATGACTCAAGTAAGACCAGTTAGTGGAGGAGGAAGGGAGGCCAACGCTTGGAGAGTCTCCGCACCACTCCAAAATGAAGGTgcacataataataaaaatatatatggagCTAGGCCGTCTAGTAGGGGCAGAGAAGCTGCTAAGAAAAGTAACTACGTCTCGTCATCATCAAGGGAAAATGTTTGGAATAATACTGGAGCTAGAGAGGCTCCATATCAGCATGGAGGAAGACAGCCATGGAATAATAATATGGATAGCTACAGCAACAGAGGAACATTTAACCGGGACGGGTATGGAATGGAACATCAAAATAG GGGTAATCGTCCCTTCTTCAAAAGTGACAAACCTCATGTGGAAGATCCTTTCATAAAAGACTTTGGTGACTCTGGATATGATGTCCATGATCCATTCCCAGTGCTTGGTGTtgctaagaagaagaaagaggctTTAAAGCAAACAGAGTTTCATGATCCTGTCAGGGAGTCATTTGAGGCTGAACTTGAACGAGTTCAAAAGGTGCAGGAAGAGGAACGCCGGCGGATCATTGAGGAACAGGAAAGGGTGATGGAACTAGCTCgaaccgaagaagaagagaaactgcGGCAGGCTCGCGAACAAGATGAGCAGCAAAGAAGATTAGAAGAAGAGGCTAGAGAAGCTGCTTTCAGAAACGAGCAGGAGAGAGTAGAGGCTGCAAGGAGGGCAGAAGAGTTGAGAAAGtcaaaagaagaggagaaacatAGGTTGCTCATGGAGGAAGAAAGGAGGAAGCAGGCTGCTAAGCAAAAGCTTCTAGAGTTGGAAGAAAAAATATCCAGGAGACAGGCCGAAGCTGCCAAAGGTTGCAGCAGCTCTTCAACCGTTTCAGAGGATAAATTCTTAGatattgttaaagaaaaagagtCTGCAGATGTTGTTGACTGGGAAGACAGCGAAAGAATGGTGGATAGAATTACTACGTCATCAACTTCAGATCTACCAGTGCCCATTAGATCTTTTGAGAACAATGCCGCTTCTCAATTTTCTAGAGACGGCTCTTTTGGATTCCCTGATAGACAAAAGCCTACTTGGAGAAAGGAAGATATTGAGAGTGGAAGCAATTCAAGATTTGTTCCACAAAATATGGAGAATGTTCCACATAGCCCACAAGAAGAGTTCTTTGGTACAACTGGATATCTCAGTGCCCCTTCCTACTTCAAACCAGGATTCCCAGAGCATTCAATTGATCAGAGTTGGAGAATTCCTGGAGATGGAAGGACCCATGCTAGGATGGAATCTGAATCTCGTGAAAGTTTTGGAGAGCAATATGGTGAACCTGGATGGGGACAAAACCATGGCCGTGCACGCCATGGTCCATACCCTACTTATCCTGAAAAGTTGTACCAAAATCCGGAGGGAGATGACTATTATCCTTTTGGAAGACCAAGGTATTCAGTAAGGCAGCCACGTGTTCTTCCCCCTCCCCAGGAGTCTAGGCAGAAGCCGTCCTTTAGAAGTGGTGAGGGTGAGCATCCTGGCCCCTCAACTTCTGTTGGAGGGATTAATTATAACCATACAGGTAGGACTAATTCGACCGTCCTAGCCAGTTATATAGGGGAACTTCAAGATCATCATGTGCTGCCTGGAAGTGGTATCGATGAACATCATCAGTTGGATAGCAAGCTGACTGGAAGATGTGACTCACAGTCTTCACTTTCCGTTACTAGCCCACCTGACTCCCCCGTTCACCTCTCTCATGATGACTTGGATGAATCAGCAGATGCATCTGTCTTAGCTACTTCCAGAAAGGGAGAAGATACTGGTTTACTAGAGAAGAGGGGAGCACCGAATATCCCTAGTGACACTGGAAAGGATAGTTTGATGATTGCTACAGGCTCTGTGTCTTGTTGGGATAATGAAGAGTGGACTCTTGATAGTAATGAACGGTTGCAGGAACAAGAAGAAtacgatgaagatgaagatggataCCAGGAGGACGATAAAATACACGGGGTAGATGAGAACATAGATCTCGCTGAAGAGTTAGAAGAAATGCATCTCGAGGATAAGGACTCTAATCTAGTCTTAGGCTTTAATGAAGGAGTGGAGGTTGAAATACCCAGCGATGACTTTGAAAAATGTCAGCAGAACTCCGAAGCTACATTTCCACTTACTCAGCAAAGTGTCGATTCTGTAGATAATGATAGACCTTCTATTGAGAAAAGCCGTGGTGAACAAGCCGCCCAACCTGTTGAAGTTTCTGATCCGTTGAGCATGCATAATGTGTCTAGGAACTTCCAGGGTGCTGAAACCATGATGCAGAACTTATCAATTCACCAAAATAATGGTCGGCAGTCATTTGAGGTGGCCAATAAAGTAGGCTCCACAAGTAACTCAACCGTTTCTACTCATCCTGTCATACCCCCTCACAGCACTAGTCTGCATCCATCATCTCTTCAGACAGCTATTCCTCCTGTATCTACGACATCAGCACAGATGGAGGAGCCTGTTaagtttcagtttggtttgttttctgGTCCCTCGCTGATACCGTCTCCTTTCCCTGCCATACAGATTGGTTCCATCCAAATGCCACTTCCTCTTCATCCCCAATTTGGTTCCTCGCTTACCCATATGCAACAGCCCCAGTCTCCTATCATTCAGTTTGGTCAATTACGATATACATCCCCAATATCCCAAGGGGTGCTGCCACCACCACATCATTCAGTTATCCAAGGGAATGGTTTATCGACTTATGCTTTGAATCAGAATCCTGGACCCTCGGCGACTGTTCAGCCTGGTCAAGGAAATTCGGGTAACCTGATTGCTAGAAATGCAGCAACTTCTGTCTCAAACCCTCAGCTTAGTGTTCTTAGAAGACCGACGAATGTTTCTGATGGGGGCACACTGAAGAATGCTAATAAATCTCTTGTGGGAGCGAGCATTGAGGCTGCTGTGTTACCTCAAAAGCAACCGGAGTTGTCTGGTAAGTCGCAATTACCTTCTCGAAAAATGAGTCAtggaaaatcaaattttgttgaaAGACAATCAGGATACCAAGTCCAATCCGACACTACTGCAGTTAGAAATTCTGGCATGCGCTCATCAGGTACTGCTGAGGTTTCTCGGGTAGATTCCAGTGGTAATAGAAGATATCGGCGTCAGagggttgaatttagagttcGGGAATCAAACTGGCCATCTTCTGAGGACAATCGAAATGGCAATGGAAGGGCTCACAATTCTACAAAAAACGGGAGTAGAAAATATGTTGTGTCCAACAAGTTCCAGAAACAAGCCTTGGATAGCTCAGTGTCCGGTTTGAATGCTATGCAGAAAACAATAAGTGGGGGTTCATATGAGAATAGACTTGGGAAAGATGCTGTCGTGAAGAATCCACTGAGTCCAAATTCTGGACAAGCAAACcttaaaagaaatatgatttctgaAAAAGAAATTGATGCACCTTTGCAGAGTGGAATTGTTCGCGTCTTTGAGCAACATGGCATTGAAGGTCCTAGTGACGATGATGATTTTATTGAGGTAAGATCAAAAAGGCAAATGCTTAATGATCGCCGTgaacagagagaaaaggaaatcaaGGAAAAGTCTCAGGCATCCAAG GCATCCCGAAAACCTCGTTCAACTTTCCAGACCAGTACTACTGCAGCCAGGTCCAACAGAAGTCCACCAGCCAGCCGAGTTGCAAACAATAAACAATTTAATCCCGTCTCCAACAGACAGCTGTTAGCACCAATTGGCACACCTTCCCCTAAAACAGATTCCCATGCTGATGAAAAATCTGGGAGCAATAA GTCCACTCAGGCAAGTAGTGCTCATCAAGTTATACCCAAAAATGATCAGAATCCAGCGTCAGGTTTAGTATTCAGCAACAAAAAGGTGCTGGATAATAGTCATACATCTGTGGGGACTTGGGGTAACCAACTCACCTATCAGCCG GTTATGGCCCTTACCCAGAGTCAGCTTGATGAAGCCATGAAACCCGTATCTCTTCTTTCATGTGTTTCTGTTGAAAATGGTGCCAACCGAATTAGCGAGCCGAGTCCGACACCAGTATCTGTTGTGCCAAAGAACAGTACTTTTTCAAGCAGCACAATTCCAATAAATTCATTGCTTGCCGAGGGCAAAATTCAATTTG GTGCAGTTACATCTTCAACTGTTATCCCTCCCTGTGGTGGGCGTACGGAGAACGATAGctctttatattttgaaaaagataataaaCATTGCAATCCATCATCCACTGGCATGGAGATTTGTGAAGCAGAAGCCGAAGCCGCTGCTTCAGCTATTGCTGTTGCAGCCATAACTAATGATGAAACCGGTGGGAATGCCTCGAGTACTGGCCCTGTATTACCTGTTGAAACCAAAATTTACGGAGGAACAGAGTTAGACGATGGGTCAGCAAGTG GTACTGTTGGTGGAGAGCCTAGTCTATCAAAAGCTGAAGAGTCTCTCATTGTTTCTCTCCCTGCAGATCTTTCAGTGGACACCCCTATCTCTCTGTGGCCACCAGTACCAAGTCCACACAACTCAAACCAAATGATCACTCACTTCCCGCCAGGCCCTCCTCATTACCCTTTCTTTGATGTGAACCCCATGTTAAGAGGACCCATCTATGCTTTTGGCCCGCACCATGACGCAGGAGCAAACCACCAATCACAGTCCCAGAAAGGTCCAGGAACAGTTTCTGGTCCACCTACGACCTGGCAACCGCAGGGTCATTCAGGAGTAGATTCATTCTATGCTCCTAGTGGTTTCACGGGTCCTTTCCTAACCCCACCCGGTACTATTCCTGGCGTTCAGGGCCCTCCTCACATGTTCGTTTATAACCACTTTGCACCCGTTGGACAGTTTGGCGGGTTGAGTTTCATGGGCACAACTTACATCCCATCTGGAAAACAACCAGATTGGAAACACAACCCAATCGTGTCTTCTTCTCCGGTTGGAGGAGATGGTGATGTAAACAATCCAAATGTGGCCTCCATGCAATGTAACATTGTGCCTGCGTCTCTTCAGCACCTCCCTATGCCAGTGTTTGACCCATCCTTCCAG TCTTCTTCTCAGGAGATGCCTGTCCGAGCACGGTGGCCTTACATGCCATTTTCGGGTCCTCCAacaatgcaaatgcagaaaCAGCAGGAAGCAGCAGATGGCTCCAATCTTCCATCACCTCAGTTTAACAACatgcttcctcctcctcctaatAGATATCCCAACATGCAAGCATCCACAGCGGCAGATGCATTGGTGGAGTCCTCAAATGCTTACAGTTCTAGTTCCACTTCATGTGCTCCACCGCCAAAGGCCACCACCACCTTGTCTAATCCCAACAGAAACAACACTCAGAATCCAACTGGTCCTGGCTTCAAGCCAccagcacaacaacaacaacaacaacaacaatcttctCAAGAGAAGAACACGCCGTCTCAGCATGGTGGTGGGTCtagccaccaccaccaacaacacCAGCACAACCGGAGGTCAGGCTTCCATGGCAGAAACCAACCCATGGCAAGAGAGAGAGGTTTTCCGAACAACCCAAAGGTCAAGCAGATCTATGTGGCTAAGCAGACTGGTAACAGCAACGCCTCTGCTTCCTCCACCACCAACACTTCCCCCTCAATTTGA